A single genomic interval of Lathyrus oleraceus cultivar Zhongwan6 chromosome 7, CAAS_Psat_ZW6_1.0, whole genome shotgun sequence harbors:
- the LOC127102083 gene encoding probable disease resistance protein At5g63020 isoform X1 yields MEALGVIWEVAKSLFSCTNAQAAYVYKLQENLESLMEKWEDLQNKKKDVQTEIDRAESTGLMKRTNEVIGWLHEFQKLEEKMKDTPSSQEVQSNQCLNGYCPKNIVSSYKLGKTIVKRLNEVNGLLARAGNMQIALKQPPKPIAEMPSSETIGLDLMVHKVWNSLEDDTVGVIGLYGMGGAGKTTLMKRIHNELGTREHSFDLVLWIVVSRDSDINKLMNDISNKLGIEEGFWNRSTQDQRVSKIYDRLKGKKFLLMLDDLWEKLELDTIGVPVQKENSNKSKVMFTTRFEDVCGKMQAQNKFKVECLSEKEAFDLFCKKVGHETLKCHTEIPKLADEMAKECGGLPLALITVGSAMAGVSSFEAWMVAKNNLRSSSWTTSDLKDKVFRILKFSYDKLPDEAHKRCFLYCALYPEDFEIGIDDLIDRWIGEGFLCRDAMSIYDMHIQGKSIIEKLILSCLLEESIDIESFHYLERNNRRIKMHDVIRDMALWLARDEDENKDKVVVQGEVFSISKMDSKRLSVVERISIITATKFSGNYDLPACPNLTTVCFSFHGVFNTSNNLSSANFQSLKRLRVLDLSYTRYIVLLPPEIGELINLEFLNISGTFVSSFPIEFMKLKNLKVFLMDDMKAFDGEVSPLAVIESLEQLKVFRFSRPHGTVQEDISLLEKLESLPKMEELSLQLTGITSMQRLFNSAKLRGCSRRLRLSNYELDTVEMSSLLASMSEMTHLECIHLIMIRSLVDGSSVTEKCHLGKLRQVRIHFCSSITHLTWLRYAPLLEYLVVIYCSSIEHVVKEAKDDEEFGSESKNDNIFTNLKDLCLENMPKLVSIHKRALAFPSLKRIRVTDCPNLRKLPFNSSFASKDNLVAIQGRTNWWDNLEWDDSIIEPLLRPKFQQS; encoded by the coding sequence AAAATGAAAGATACTCCCAGTTCTCAAGAAGTTCAAAGTAACCAATGTCTGAATGGTTATTGCCCAAAGAACATTGTGTCAAGCTACAAGTTAGGGAAAACAATTGTTAAGAGGCTCAATGAGGTAAACGGCCTGCTTGCTAGAGCTGGTAATATGCAGATTGCTCTCAAGCAACCACCTAAACCTATAGCTGAGATGCCTTCTAGTGAGACCATAGGCTTAGACTTGATGGTCCACAAAGTATGGAATTCTCTTGAGGATGACACTGTTGGTGTAATCGGTTTATATGGAATGGGTGGGGCCGGAAAAACAACCCTTATGAAAAGAATTCACAATGAATTAGGAACGAGGGAGCATAGTTTTGATCTAGTGTTATGGATAGTGGTTTCTAGAGATTCTGATATCAATAAATTAATGAATGACATCAGCAATAAATTAGGAATTGAGGAAGGTTTTTGGAATAGAAGTACTCAAGACCAAAGAGTATCAAAGATTTATGACCGGTTAAAAGGAAAAAAGTTTTTGTTGATGTTGGATGATCTGTGGGAAAAGCTGGAACTAGACACAATAGGAGTTCCAGTTCAGAAAGAAAATAGCAACAAATCAAAAGTAATGTTCACAACACGGTTTGAAGACGTGTGTGGTAAAATGCAAGCTCAAAATAAATTCAAAGTGGAATGTTTATCAGAGAAAGAAGCCTTTGATTTGTTTTGTAAGAAAGTAGGTCATGAGACTTTAAAATGCCACACAGAGATTCCAAAGCTAGCAGATGAAATGGCTAAAGAATGCGGAGGATTGCCGCTAGCATTAATCACTGTGGGAAGTGCCATGGCTGGAGTGAGCAGTTTTGAAGCTTGGATGGTTGCGAAAAATAATTTGAGGAGTTCTTCTTGGACAACCTCGGATTTAAAGGATAAAGTTTTTCGTATCCTCAAGTTTAGCTACGACAAACTTCCAGATGAGGCACATAAAAGGTGTTTCCTGTACTGTGCATTATACCCGGAAGATTTTGAAATAGGCATCGATGACCTTATTGATCGATGGATCGGTGAGGGATTTCTTTGTAGAGATGCTATGAGTATATATGATATGCACATTCAAGGGAAGTCAATTATTGAAAAATTAATACTTTCATGCCTATTAGAAGAGAGTATTGACATTGAATCTTTCCATTATCTTGAGAGGAATAATAGGAGAATTAAGATGCATGATGTGATTAGAGATATGGCACTATGGTTAGCACGAGATGAAGACGAAAACAAAGACAAAGTTGTAGTTCAGGGGGAAGTATTTTCCATTTCAAAAATGGATTCTAAAAGGTTGAGTGTTGTAGAGAGGATTTCAATAATAACTGCTACAAAATTTTCAGGAAACTACGATCTACCGGCTTGTCCAAATCTCACCACTGTTTGTTTTAGCTTTCATGGGGTTTTCAACACCTCTAATAATCTTTCATCAGCAAATTTCCAATCCCTGAAACGTTTGAGAGTGTTGGATTTATCATATACTCGTTATATTGTTCTACTCCCCCCTGAAATAGGTGAATTAATCAACTTGGAGTTCCTTAACATTTCAGGAACATTTGTTTCTTCGTTTCCCATTGAATTCATGAAGTTGAAAAATTTGAAGGTATTTCTTATGGACGATATGAAAGCCTTTGATGGTGAAGTCAGTCCATTGGCAGTGATAGAAAGTCTTGAACAATTAAAAGTGTTTAGATTTAGTAGACCCCACGGCACGGTACAAGAAGATATATCATTACTTGAGAAGCTGGAATCCTTACCAAAAATGGAGGAATTGAGCCTGCAATTAACTGGCATCACTAGTATGCAGAGACTATTTAACTCCGCCAAACTACGAGGTTGCTCTCGACGTCTTAGGCTTTCTAATTATGAGCTAGACACAGTTGAAATGTCATCATTATTAGCATCCATGTCAGAAATGACTCATTTGGAATGCATACATCTTATAATGATACGCAGCCTCGTGGATGGTTCATCGGTTACTGAGAAATGCCATCTTGGCAAGCTTCGACAAGTGCGCATACATTTCTGTAGTTCGATTACTCATTTGACCTGGTTGAGGTATGCTCCACTTCTCGAGTATCTTGTTGTTATTTATTGTAGTTCAATTGAACATGTGGTGAAGGAAGCCAAAGATGACGAAGAATTTGGCTCAGAATCTAAGAATGATAATATATTCACAAATCTTAAAGATCTTTGCCTTGAAAATATGCCAAAGCTAGTGAGCATTCACAAAAGAGCTTTGGCTTTTCCTTCCTTAAAACGTATTCGTGTAACTGATTGCCCCAATCTGAGGAAGCTTCCTTTCAACTCCAGCTTTGCTTCAAAGGACAACTTGGTTGCAATCCAAGGAAGGACCAACTGGTGGGACAATTTAGAGTGGGATGACTCAATTATTGAACCCTTACTACGTCCTAAATTTCAACAAAGCTAG
- the LOC127102083 gene encoding probable disease resistance protein At5g63020 isoform X2, protein MEALGVIWEVAKSLFSCTNAQAAYVYKLQENLESLMEKWEDLQNKKKDVQTEIDRAESTGLMKRTNEVIGWLHEFQKLEEKMKDTPSSQEVQSNQCLNGYCPKNIVSSYKLGKTIVKRLNEVNGLLARAGNMQIALKQPPKPIAEMPSSETIGLDLMVHKVWNSLEDDTVGVIGLYGMGGAGKTTLMKRIHNELGTREHSFDLVLWIVVSRDSDINKLMNDISNKLGIEEGFWNRSTQDQRVSKIYDRLKGKKFLLMLDDLWEKLELDTIGVPVQKENSNKSKVMFTTRFEDVCGKMQAQNKFKVECLSEKEAFDLFCKKVGHETLKCHTEIPKLADEMAKECGGLPLALITVGSAMAGVSSFEAWMVAKNNLRSSSWTTSDLKDKVFRILKFSYDKLPDEAHKRCFLYCALYPEDFEIGIDDLIDRWIGEGFLCRDAMSIYDMHIQGKSIIEKLILSCLLEESIDIESFHYLERNNRRIKMHDVIRDMALWLARDEDENKDKVVVQGEVFSISKMDSKRLSVVERISIITATKFSGNYDLPACPNLTTVCFSFHGVFNTSNNLSSANFQSLKRLRVLDLSYTRYIVLLPPEIGELINLEFLNISGTFVSSFPIEFMKLKNLKVFLMDDMKAFDGEVSPLAVIESLEQLKVFRFSRPHGTVQEDISLLEKLESLPKMEELSLQLTGITSMQRLFNSAKLRGCSRRLRLSNYELDTVEMSSLLASMSEMTHLECIHLIMIRSLVDGSSVTEKCHLGKLRQVRIHFCSSITHLTWLSFASKDNLVAIQGRTNWWDNLEWDDSIIEPLLRPKFQQS, encoded by the exons AAAATGAAAGATACTCCCAGTTCTCAAGAAGTTCAAAGTAACCAATGTCTGAATGGTTATTGCCCAAAGAACATTGTGTCAAGCTACAAGTTAGGGAAAACAATTGTTAAGAGGCTCAATGAGGTAAACGGCCTGCTTGCTAGAGCTGGTAATATGCAGATTGCTCTCAAGCAACCACCTAAACCTATAGCTGAGATGCCTTCTAGTGAGACCATAGGCTTAGACTTGATGGTCCACAAAGTATGGAATTCTCTTGAGGATGACACTGTTGGTGTAATCGGTTTATATGGAATGGGTGGGGCCGGAAAAACAACCCTTATGAAAAGAATTCACAATGAATTAGGAACGAGGGAGCATAGTTTTGATCTAGTGTTATGGATAGTGGTTTCTAGAGATTCTGATATCAATAAATTAATGAATGACATCAGCAATAAATTAGGAATTGAGGAAGGTTTTTGGAATAGAAGTACTCAAGACCAAAGAGTATCAAAGATTTATGACCGGTTAAAAGGAAAAAAGTTTTTGTTGATGTTGGATGATCTGTGGGAAAAGCTGGAACTAGACACAATAGGAGTTCCAGTTCAGAAAGAAAATAGCAACAAATCAAAAGTAATGTTCACAACACGGTTTGAAGACGTGTGTGGTAAAATGCAAGCTCAAAATAAATTCAAAGTGGAATGTTTATCAGAGAAAGAAGCCTTTGATTTGTTTTGTAAGAAAGTAGGTCATGAGACTTTAAAATGCCACACAGAGATTCCAAAGCTAGCAGATGAAATGGCTAAAGAATGCGGAGGATTGCCGCTAGCATTAATCACTGTGGGAAGTGCCATGGCTGGAGTGAGCAGTTTTGAAGCTTGGATGGTTGCGAAAAATAATTTGAGGAGTTCTTCTTGGACAACCTCGGATTTAAAGGATAAAGTTTTTCGTATCCTCAAGTTTAGCTACGACAAACTTCCAGATGAGGCACATAAAAGGTGTTTCCTGTACTGTGCATTATACCCGGAAGATTTTGAAATAGGCATCGATGACCTTATTGATCGATGGATCGGTGAGGGATTTCTTTGTAGAGATGCTATGAGTATATATGATATGCACATTCAAGGGAAGTCAATTATTGAAAAATTAATACTTTCATGCCTATTAGAAGAGAGTATTGACATTGAATCTTTCCATTATCTTGAGAGGAATAATAGGAGAATTAAGATGCATGATGTGATTAGAGATATGGCACTATGGTTAGCACGAGATGAAGACGAAAACAAAGACAAAGTTGTAGTTCAGGGGGAAGTATTTTCCATTTCAAAAATGGATTCTAAAAGGTTGAGTGTTGTAGAGAGGATTTCAATAATAACTGCTACAAAATTTTCAGGAAACTACGATCTACCGGCTTGTCCAAATCTCACCACTGTTTGTTTTAGCTTTCATGGGGTTTTCAACACCTCTAATAATCTTTCATCAGCAAATTTCCAATCCCTGAAACGTTTGAGAGTGTTGGATTTATCATATACTCGTTATATTGTTCTACTCCCCCCTGAAATAGGTGAATTAATCAACTTGGAGTTCCTTAACATTTCAGGAACATTTGTTTCTTCGTTTCCCATTGAATTCATGAAGTTGAAAAATTTGAAGGTATTTCTTATGGACGATATGAAAGCCTTTGATGGTGAAGTCAGTCCATTGGCAGTGATAGAAAGTCTTGAACAATTAAAAGTGTTTAGATTTAGTAGACCCCACGGCACGGTACAAGAAGATATATCATTACTTGAGAAGCTGGAATCCTTACCAAAAATGGAGGAATTGAGCCTGCAATTAACTGGCATCACTAGTATGCAGAGACTATTTAACTCCGCCAAACTACGAGGTTGCTCTCGACGTCTTAGGCTTTCTAATTATGAGCTAGACACAGTTGAAATGTCATCATTATTAGCATCCATGTCAGAAATGACTCATTTGGAATGCATACATCTTATAATGATACGCAGCCTCGTGGATGGTTCATCGGTTACTGAGAAATGCCATCTTGGCAAGCTTCGACAAGTGCGCATACATTTCTGTAGTTCGATTACTCATTTGACCTGGTTGAG CTTTGCTTCAAAGGACAACTTGGTTGCAATCCAAGGAAGGACCAACTGGTGGGACAATTTAGAGTGGGATGACTCAATTATTGAACCCTTACTACGTCCTAAATTTCAACAAAGCTAG
- the LOC127102084 gene encoding sugar carrier protein C: MPAAGIPIGAGNKEYPGNLTPFVTITCVVAAMGGLIFGYDIGISGGVTSMNPFLEKFFPAVYRKKNAQHSKNQYCQYDSEALTLFTSSLYLAALLSSVVASTITRRFGRKLSMLFGGLLFLVGALINGFAQNVAMLIVGRILLGFGIGFANQSVPLYLSEMAPYKYRGALNIGFQLSITIGILVANVLNYFFAKIEGGWGWRLSLGGAMVPALIITIGSLILPDTPNSMIERGNRDGAKAQLRRIRGIEDVDEEFNDLVAASETSMQVENPWRNLLQRKYRPQLSMAVLIPFFQQFTGINVIMFYAPVLFSSIGFKDDASLMSAVITGVVNVVATCVSIYGVDKWGRRALFLEGGVQMLICQVAVAISIAAKFGTSGEPGDLPKWYAIVVVLFICIYVAGFAWSWGPLGWLVPSEIFPLEIRSAAQSVNVSVNMLFTFLVAQIFLTMLCHMKFGLFLFFAFFVVVMTIYIFAMLPETKGIPIEEMDRVWKSHPYWSRFVEHADNGVEMKGGVKSV, encoded by the exons ATGCCTGCCGCCGGAATCCCCATCGGAGCGGGGAACAAGGAGTACCCGGGAAACCTAACTCCGTTCGTCACCATAACATGTGTTGTCGCAGCCATGGGTGGTTTAATCTTCGGCTACGATATAGGAATTTCTG GTGGTGTTACGTCGATGAATCCATTTCTTGAGAAGTTTTTTCCGGCGGTGTACCGGAAGAAAAACGCGCAACATTCGAAGAACCAGTACTGTCAATATGATAGTGAGGCACTGACGTTGTTTACTTCCTCGTTGTACCTGGCGGCGCTTTTGTCGTCGGTGGTGGCCTCCACGATCACCAGAAGATTTGGCCGGAAACTTTCCATGCTTTTCGGAGGTTTGCTTTTTCTTGTCGGTGCTCTCATTAATGGCTTCGCTCAAAACGTTGCTATGTTGATCGTGGGTCGGATCTTGCTCGGGTTTGGTATCGGGTTTGCTAATCAG TCTGTGCCACTTTATTTGTCTGAGATGGCTCCATACAAGTACAGAGGAGCATTGAATATTGGGTTTCAATTATCAATTACAATTGGTATACTAGTGGCCAATGTGTTGAACTACTTTTTTGCAAAAATCGAAGGTGGATGGGGATGGAGATTGAGTTTGGGTGGTGCTATGGTCCCTGCGCTTATTATAACCATTGGTTCGCTAATCCTTCCCGACACGCCTAATTCGATGATTGAACGTGGCAATCGCGATGGTGCCAAGGCTCAACTAAGGAGAATTCGCGGTATTGAGGATGTTGACGAAGAGTTTAATGATCTTGTGGCTGCTAGTGAAACGTCGATGCAGGTTGAGAATCCTTGGAGGAATTTGTTGCAGAGGAAATATAGACCTCAGCTTAGTATGGCTGTGTTGATTCCGTTTTTCCAACAGTTTACTGGGATTAATGTTATTATGTTTTACGCGCCGGTGTTGTTTAGCTCAATTGGGTTTAAGGATGATGCTTCGCTCATGTCAGCTGTTATCACCGGTGTTGTTAACGTTGTTGCTACTTGTGTCTCGATTTATGGAGTTGATAAATGGGGTAGGAGAGCTCTTTTCCTTGAAGGTGGTGTTCAAATGCTTATTTGTCAG GTTGCAGTTGCAATTTCAATTGCGGCTAAGTTCGGAACAAGTGGAGAACCTGGTGATTTACCAAAATGGTATGCTATAGTAGTTGTGCTTTTCATATGCATTTATGTAGCCGGATTTGCTTGGTCATGGGGTCCTCTTGGTTGGTTGGTGCCTAGTGAGATTTTTCCATTGGAAATTCGTTCCGCCGCGCAGAGTGTCAACGTATCGGTCAACATGCTCTTCACCTTCTTAGTCGCACAGATTTTCCTGACCATGCTTTGTCACATGAAGTTTGGATTGTTCCTCTTCTTTGCGTTCTTTGTTGTGGTGATGACAATTTACATATTCGCCATGCTTCCTGAAACAAAGGGAATACCAATTGAAGAGATGGATAGAGTATGGAAATCACATCCATACTGGTCAAGATTTGTTGAACATGCTGACAATGGCGTGGAGATGAAGGGAGGTGTTAAAAGTGTATAA